TGTTCGGCGCCCTTCTGGGCTGCGGCGCCGCCGTTCTCCTGGACCGCCGCAAGGGCTGAAAGGCAAGGCCGCCGGGCCGTGGCGGGGCGGGTCTGCCCTTCCGGCCGATGCTGCGACCTCCTCCAGATGTGCGACACTCGACAACGTGGCGCGCGGCGACGGACGGCTTTCGCACGAACTGCTCCCCGGCGAGAAGGGTCCGCAAGATGCTTGCGGAGTCTTCGGAGTCTGGGCCCCCGGTGAAGAAGTTGCGAAACTGGCCTATTACGGCCTGTACGCACTTCAGCACCGCGGCCAGGAGGCAGCGGGGATTGCTGTCAGCAACGGCAAGCAACTACTGGTCTACAAAGACATCGGCCTGGTCTCCCAGGTCTTCGACGAGACCTCACTCGAGTCTCTTCGTGGGCACATCGCGGTCGGTCACTGCCGGTACAGCACCACCGGTGGGTCGACCTGGCAGAACGCGCAGCCCACGCTGGGCGATACGGCGGCCGGCACGGTGGCCCTGGGTCACAACGGCAACCTGGTCAACGGCCACGAGCTGCGTGAGCTGGTGGCGGAGCGCTACGGCACGCTCGACCGCGGTGAGATCGTCCAGGGCAACACCACCGACACTGCACTGGTGACGGCGCTTCTGGCCGGTGATCCCGATCACACGCTGGAGGCGACCGCTCTGGAGGTGCTTCCGCACCTGCGCGGGGCCTTCAGTTTCGTCTTCATGGACGAGCACACGCTCTACGGCGCCCGCGACCCCCACGGTGTCCGCCCGCTGGTCATCGGCAAGCTCGAGACCGGCTGGGTGATGGCCAGCGAGACCGCCGCACTCGACATCGTCGGGGCCGCGTTCGTGCGTGAGGTCGAGCCCGGAGAGTTCATCGCGATCGACGCCGACGGCCTGCGCTCGCGTCGTTTCGCCGAGCCCACCCCCACCGGCTGCATCTTCGAGTACGTCTACCTGGCGCGGCCCGACACGACGATCAACGGCAAGGTCGTCCACGAGGCCCGGGTCGACATGGGCCGTCAGCTGGCGCGGGAGCACCCGGTGGAGGCCGACCTGGTCATCCCGGTGCCGGAGTCGGGCACCCCCGCCGCCGTGGGCTACGCCCAGGAGTCGGGCATCCCGTTCAGCCAGGGCCTGGTGAAGAACGCCTACGTCGGGCGCACCTTCATCCAGCCCAGCCAGACCATTCGCCAGCTGGGTATCCGGCTGAAGCTGAACCCGCTGAAGAACGTGATCAAGGGCAAGCGCCTGGTGGTGGTGGACGACTCGATCGTCCGCGGTAACACCCAGCGCGCCCTCGTACGCATGCTGCGTGAGGCCGGCGCCGCCGAGGTGCACGTGCGCATCTCCTCCGCCCCGGTCACCTGGCCGTGCTTCTACGGCATCGACTTCGCCAGCCGGGCCGAACTGATCGCCAGTGGTCTGGGTATCGACGAGATCCGCGCCAGCATCGGCGCCGACTCCCTGGGATACATCTCCCTGGACGGCATGGTCGAGGCCACCGAACAGAAGCCCGAGCGGCTCTGCACGGCCTGCTTCACCGGCAAGTACCCGATCGCGCTGCCCGACTCCGAGCACCTGGGCAAGCACGCCCTGGAGCAGCCCCAGCTCCCCCTGGGTCTGGAGATCACGGAGACGACCGGGCGCCGTGACGTCGAGGGTGTGTCGACCGGCATTGCCGGTGGCGCCGTCGACGCCCTCACCCGTCCCTGAGACCGACCGGTTCTCGGTCCGTCTGCATTTCCTTGAGTAGGGTGATCTCTGTGGCTTCAGTTGAGCCGGGTTCCACGGCCCTGACCTATGCCTCCGCCGGTGTCGACACCGAGGCCGGCGACCGCGCGGTCGAATTGATGAAGGCTTCCGTCAAGCGCACCCAGGGCCCCGAGGTCCTGGGCGGCCTGGGCGGCTTCGCCGGGCTGTACGACGCGAGTTTTCTCACGTCGTACCGGCGGCCGCTGCTGGCGACGAGTACCGACGGGGTCGGTACCAAGATCGGCATCGCGCGGGCGCTCGACATCCACGACACGATCGGCATCGACCTGGTCGGCATGGTCGTGGACGACATCGTGGTGTGCGGTGCCCGCCCACTGTTCATGACCGACTACATCGCGGTCGGCAAGGTCGTGCCCGAGCGCATCGCCGCGATCGTCAGCGGCATCGCCAAGGGCTGCGAGCTGGCCGGCACCGCACTGGTGGGCGGTGAGACGGCCGAGCACCCCGGTCTGATGGCGGCCGACGAGTACGACGTCGCCGGGGCCGCCACCGGTGTGGTGGAGGCCGACGACGTGCTCTCACCCGAACGGGTCCGGGCCGGCGACGTGGTCATCGGTCTGGCGTCGTCCGGGATGCACTCCAACGGCTACTCGCTGGTGCGCAGCGTGCTGAAACTGGCCGGCTGGTCGCTCGAGCGAGACGTGCCCGAACTGGGCCGCACCATCGGCGAGGAGCTCCTGGAGCCCACCCGCATCTACACCGCAGACGTCCTGGCGGCCGCACAGGCCCTGGGAGGCCAGCTGCACGCCGTGTCACACGTGACCGGGGGCGGACTGGCCGCCAACCTCGCCCGGGTCCTGCCGGCCGGTACCAGCGCCGTGCTGGACCGCTCCACCTGGAGCCCGCAGCCCGTGTTCGACCTGCTGATGAAACTCGGATCGGTGCCCCTGGCCGACGCCGAGGGCACGTTCAACCTGGGTGTCGGCATGGTGCTCGTGGTGGATCCGGCCGCCGCCGACCGCACGCTGGAGCTCTTCGCCGGCCGCGGTCTGCCCGCCTGGGTACTCGGCCAGGTCGGAAACCACGACGGATCAGCCGCTGAGGGCACCGTCCAGGGCACCAAGGGTGTCGACGGTGGGGCCGTGCGTCTGGTCGGGAACTACCGGGCCTGAGGGCCGGCGTGGCGACATGGACCGCACTCTGACAGGGCGAGACATGACAAGAGGTGAACCCGGCACGTTCTGCTGCCGGGTTCACCTCAAGCTCCGTGCGGACACGCGACCTCGTTGTGGCGTGTCGTCATGCTGTTCGTTCTTGCTCGTCGCCGGGCCTGATCAGCCTTGCGGAGGAGGAGGACGATGATCGCCCGGAGTCGCCCTGACAGACTCGGCCCCGGTACCCCTGCGGATACCGGGGACCGAGTCTTCAGTCAATGGTGACGACCGTTTGATGCCCAATCGGCGTACTCGTCGTACTCATCGTCGTCTCGACCGGCATCCGTGTCCTCCACAGGCATGCTCGGGCTCGGCCGACGATCATGAGTGCCGAGTTCCTGCTGCAAGGCGTCATAGTCGGTGCTGGGGCTGTAGTACTTCAGCTCCCTAGCGACCTTCGTCTGCTTGGCCTTCTGACGGCCGCGCCCCATGGCGTCGACCCCCTTAAACGTCGACCCGGCGCAGGCGCACATGGCGCGGCCCCGGAGTGGTCATCAGTCTCTCGTGACGCCAAACGCTACATCGTCTGGTGCGGTTCCGGCATCCCGGTTGGAACGACTGACCCAACCAGGGGGTAGTCGTAACCCGTTTGCCGACCGCGGTGCTGCGTGTTCCATCCTACGTGCAACCTGCGTACGACGCTCACCCCGCCGCTCCGGGAGTCACTTCTCGCGGTCGCTCATGCCTCTGCGTGCAGTGTCCGGTCTCACATGACGGTCACGTGAAGCGACGAATCGGTGCGCGTGGTTTGATAGCTATGTCCTAATCGTGGGCAACACGCCCGTGAAGGTTGTCGCGATCGCCGGGGGGTCGGCTCGTGGTCACGAGGGGTTCACCCGGGGTGAGGGTCACTGTGAGAAATGACGTCACCCGGAAGCCGCACCGTGACGCTTCGTCCCCATCAGGGTCTGAGAATATGGATCTGGGCGCTTCGGGGGTGCTCCACACAGTGATGGCTGCTTTAGTGGGGCACACGCCGACCTCGAGGGGGTTTGATGTGTTCCGGGTGATACCGCATGGCCCGGTTGAGGGGCATACATCCGGTGTTCAGCGGACACATCGGCTATCGAGGGAGTGCTCACGAGAGCGAACGTTAGAACCGACCCGCGAGGCGTGTCGGATGGGCCACATTCGTGGTTCGATCACTGTAAGGTGCCATGCCGTGACCGTACGTACACAACCAACGTCATGCTTCCTCCTGATGGGGGATCATCCGTCTGGATTGTTCCCGCGACGTGTCCTAACAAGGCACGATGTCGGAAGCCGGGGTATCCGCCCCGTTCATGGAGGCTGACATGACCACCCGATCGCCCGACGCCGAGCCGCTGCTGACACCGGCTGAGGTTGCCGCGCTATTCCGTGTCGATCCGAAGACCGTCACCCGGTGGGCTAAGGCCGGCAAGCTCTCTTCGATCCGAACGCTCGGTGGCCATCGCCGCTACCGCGAGTCGGAAGTTCGGGCTTTGCTTGCTGGAATCCCACAGCAGAGGCTCGACGAGGACTGAGATCCTGACGACCCGAAATCCGTGACCGCCGGGGCCCACTGTGGCCTCGGCGGTTTTCGGCTTCTCGGGGGCCACTAGTGGAAACACCTACCCGTAGGAAGTTTTGGGACGCGGGTGGTCCGGTCGCAGACCGGGCTCGTGGTGTCCGGATTCATGATCCGGATACCCACGGGTGTTCTTCCCGGCCGTCAGGTACGGCTCTGGCGCCCGAAAGTACTAGAGGCCGTCAGTAACACCAAAAGGTGTCACTGACGGCCTCTAGTAGCTTTCCGGAGCCTTGTCGACGTCTTGTGTGCTGATGTCAGAAGATCGTCGGCACATGGGCCGGGTCGGTGAGATCAGCGAGAGCAACAACGATTGAACTGGCGCTTGCCGAAGTTGTCTTCGTCGTACTTCCGGTGGAAGTGGTACTCCCGGTGGAATCCGACGCCGGCGTGTTGGCGGCCGGGGCGCTGGGTTCCTCCGCCGGTGTGCTCGGTTCGTCCGTCGATGTCGATGTGGACGGCACCGGGCTCGTGGTGGTGGGCGACTTCGTCGGGGACTTGGTGGGCGACTTGGTCGGCGACTTCGTGGGTGACTTCGTCGGGGACTTGGTGGGCGACGTGGTCTTGCTCGTCGACTTCGTGGTCGAGGGCTTGGACGTCGACGAGGTCGACCTGGTCGACGACGGTTTGGTCGTCGACCCCGGGTTTGAGGCATCGCCGTTGTTCACGGCCGGGCGTGTGGTGGTCGTCACCACCCGGTTGCCCTGGGCGTCCGTAGTCGTGGTCACCACGACCTCGGACGGGGTGTCGTCGTCCGTCGCCGTACCCGACCGGGACGATGGGGAGCCGGTGGGCGTGGTCGCCGGCACGTCCGTGGCGTCGAGTGCATCGTCCGTGGGGTCGCCGTCGGCCGCTGCGGGCAACTGGGTGCCGTCGGCGATGCTGGTCGCCGAGTCACGGGCCGGAGCGGTGGGCTGATGGAGCGGGCCACCGGTGACCGCCCAGGACGGCACGGCAATGACAACGGCTGCCGCAACGCCACCGACAATGGGGCGGCGTAGCAACAAGGGGCGTGGTGCCCGGTGTCTACCGACGTACCTCATGGCTCGCTCTCGTCTGCCGGATCTGCTGACCCCGTACGTTCCTGACCGGCCGGTCAGTGGTGTGCCCACCGGCGTCCGATTCGATACCTGAGGTGCACTATGCTCTATATCGAGCTATGCCCCGTCTGTGTTACTGACCGGACGTTAACAGGCCTATCGCCTCAGGGGCGATCCC
The Kineosporia sp. NBRC 101731 genome window above contains:
- the bldC gene encoding developmental transcriptional regulator BldC, encoding MTTRSPDAEPLLTPAEVAALFRVDPKTVTRWAKAGKLSSIRTLGGHRRYRESEVRALLAGIPQQRLDED
- a CDS encoding DUF3073 domain-containing protein; translation: MCACAGSTFKGVDAMGRGRQKAKQTKVARELKYYSPSTDYDALQQELGTHDRRPSPSMPVEDTDAGRDDDEYDEYADWASNGRHH
- the purF gene encoding amidophosphoribosyltransferase — protein: MARGDGRLSHELLPGEKGPQDACGVFGVWAPGEEVAKLAYYGLYALQHRGQEAAGIAVSNGKQLLVYKDIGLVSQVFDETSLESLRGHIAVGHCRYSTTGGSTWQNAQPTLGDTAAGTVALGHNGNLVNGHELRELVAERYGTLDRGEIVQGNTTDTALVTALLAGDPDHTLEATALEVLPHLRGAFSFVFMDEHTLYGARDPHGVRPLVIGKLETGWVMASETAALDIVGAAFVREVEPGEFIAIDADGLRSRRFAEPTPTGCIFEYVYLARPDTTINGKVVHEARVDMGRQLAREHPVEADLVIPVPESGTPAAVGYAQESGIPFSQGLVKNAYVGRTFIQPSQTIRQLGIRLKLNPLKNVIKGKRLVVVDDSIVRGNTQRALVRMLREAGAAEVHVRISSAPVTWPCFYGIDFASRAELIASGLGIDEIRASIGADSLGYISLDGMVEATEQKPERLCTACFTGKYPIALPDSEHLGKHALEQPQLPLGLEITETTGRRDVEGVSTGIAGGAVDALTRP
- the purM gene encoding phosphoribosylformylglycinamidine cyclo-ligase gives rise to the protein MASVEPGSTALTYASAGVDTEAGDRAVELMKASVKRTQGPEVLGGLGGFAGLYDASFLTSYRRPLLATSTDGVGTKIGIARALDIHDTIGIDLVGMVVDDIVVCGARPLFMTDYIAVGKVVPERIAAIVSGIAKGCELAGTALVGGETAEHPGLMAADEYDVAGAATGVVEADDVLSPERVRAGDVVIGLASSGMHSNGYSLVRSVLKLAGWSLERDVPELGRTIGEELLEPTRIYTADVLAAAQALGGQLHAVSHVTGGGLAANLARVLPAGTSAVLDRSTWSPQPVFDLLMKLGSVPLADAEGTFNLGVGMVLVVDPAAADRTLELFAGRGLPAWVLGQVGNHDGSAAEGTVQGTKGVDGGAVRLVGNYRA